The Deltaproteobacteria bacterium DNA segment GGAAACGAAGGTGTTGGACCTGGCGACGAGTATGTTAATGCCGTCCCAAACATTATAGCTAAACGAGTTCATAATGAACACGTTCGAATCTGAATAAAGAAGGAACGCGCCCTTTTCGGCGTTATTGTCGGCGATATTCTTTATTACCTTGTTGTCAAAGGAGCGATGCAAATATATGCCGGTATTATTTTCCCGAAGGGTATTGCCGTAGAGTATCGAGCCGCTCGATCCATCGAGATGGATGCCCGATACCGCGCCCATGGCGGTTACGTCCTTAACCATAACGGCCTTCGAGTTCTCTATGAGAAGCGCGGCCTTTGCCGGGCCTATGAGCGTGAGCCCGCGCACGCGCACGCCGTTTGCCCCTGATACGCGCACAACTGCCAGAGACTGATTATTCGAGCTCATGGTGGCCTCGCCGTTCGTGGCGGCCTTTAGCGTTATATTGCTTACTTTTATTACTACGTTTTCGGCATACGTTCCGGACGCCAGAGAAATAACATCTCCAGGGCGCGCGGCATCGAGCGCCGCCTGTATGGAGGACCCCGGGCGCACCACGACCTCCCTGCCCTCGGCTTGCAAAGGAAACACCGCGGCAATCAAGACCAGAACCGGCAATATGGCTAATTTAAGGAACACGATACCTGAACGCATGGCGCAAAACAGGCCGGCGCAAGACGAAACAGCCCTCTTAAGAGCCGCATCGCCTGCCCTTGCCAGCCTATTTTATACCATAATGCGTCCGTTTCTGCTATGGCTTTGTTTAAGTGGTTTACTCGTGGCCGCCGCCTGCCTCTTTCTTGAAGGTCTGGCAGAGCTGCGAACAGCGCGTGCAAAAATAGGAATTGTCCAGGCTGTAGTCCTTGTACACATCGCACCCGAAGCACTTGCAATCCACTTCCTTCTTTATCATGGAACTCGTGCCTATAACCGGAAAGCAGTAGCCGTAGGGTTTGTCCCCTTTGACGTAAGTTGGACATGAGGGGCACTTACAGAGCTGCATGATGCGTTCCTGGGCTGCCGTAAACTCTTCCTTGCCCATGTTCTCGACACCGAACCTGTCATACTCGCCCATCCTTGCCATAAATCCACCTCCATATATGGTTTGCCGCTTATCAAGGATGGCGTTCTGAATAAAGCATACCTCTAATTCAGCGCCTGTCAAGGGGCTGCTATGCACGCATAAAAAAACCGGGGGCTCTTACGAGCCCCCGGCCTGTAGTTACATGCAACCTGGCGATGCTATTAAGCCTGCTTCCAGGTATCCTTTGCCTTATCCCACCAAGTGCCCCAGATGGTGCCCCAGTCGCCTCTCTCGGCGCCCGGCTTGGTGTAATACTGCCAGTTGATAAGCGTGGCAATGACATAGAACGCTATGGCGCACCAGAAGAATATCTTGGCATTGCCGTAGGTGTCTATTGCCGTGCCTATCATCGAACTGAACACAAACGGACCGTAAGCCGCGATAGCTGCGGAGAATCCTATAACGCCCGCGCCCTGTCTCGGGTTGAAGGCGTATGCTATCGGGAACTGACGGAACGTCGAGGCATTGCCTATGCCGGACATGAGGAATATGAAGAGCATTGTCCAGAGGAATGCCGGGAACTGCTCAACGCCTGTGGGCGTAAGAAGCCCGCCAAAGAGCAGTATGCAGCAGCCTATTATAAGGCCGATGCCGGAAATGGTCGTTACGATTGCGCCGCCAAGCTTATCGCTTGGCCAGCCCATGATGACCCTTATAAGAGAGCCGACAAGAGGTCCGATGAACGCGTACTTTAGCGGCTCCGGGCCTCCCGGAAACACACCATATATGGTCTTTATCATGAGCGGGAATGCAGCAGCAAATCCGGAGAAGCTGCCGAATGTCATGATATAGATAATGGTGCAGAACCAGGTGTGCTTATCTTTGAATATATCAAGCTGCTGCGCAAAGGTCGCCTTAACAGGCACGCTCTTTAGCAGTAAGATGGCGATAATTCCGGTTATAGCAAGTATCGGAATATACCAGAGAGCGGAGTTCTGCAGCCAGATATCCTTCCTTGCAACAATCTTCTTTATCTCGA contains these protein-coding regions:
- a CDS encoding DUF2769 domain-containing protein, translated to MARMGEYDRFGVENMGKEEFTAAQERIMQLCKCPSCPTYVKGDKPYGYCFPVIGTSSMIKKEVDCKCFGCDVYKDYSLDNSYFCTRCSQLCQTFKKEAGGGHE
- a CDS encoding right-handed parallel beta-helix repeat-containing protein, with protein sequence MRSGIVFLKLAILPVLVLIAAVFPLQAEGREVVVRPGSSIQAALDAARPGDVISLASGTYAENVVIKVSNITLKAATNGEATMSSNNQSLAVVRVSGANGVRVRGLTLIGPAKAALLIENSKAVMVKDVTAMGAVSGIHLDGSSGSILYGNTLRENNTGIYLHRSFDNKVIKNIADNNAEKGAFLLYSDSNVFIMNSFSYNVWDGINILVARSNTFVSNVVVNNTYPIVDNNPGENLFDSNRTLRRIYFVLPVVLIYMGVVLYLVEKRIFIYYQDRIKRVP